GAAAAAGCAAACCTTGACCTACAATACCCCGCACGTTGGCTATCAATCAAACTGCTCGAAGGCGACAGCGAAATCACCAAACTCGTAGCGGAAAAATCCAAAACCGTAGCCGACGCCGCCAAAACCATCTCACAAGAACTCTCCAGCAGTTGCCAAGAACCCTGCTTCTCAATTGTTGCCTCAGAACGGTATGCCCTTGCAAGTTCCATTGCCGCGTCTGCACTTCACCAGAGCGAAATAAAGAGCACCTGGTCAGAAAAACTTGACTGGCTAACGACCCACCATGTTTTGGGTTATCTCACTTCGATGGGTGTTATTGCAGGATTACTGCTGTGGACATTTTTTGTAGGCAATGCCCTGTCAGGGGTAATCTCTGATGTACTAAATCAGATTCAACCGCTTGACCCCGCTCTGTCAGCAGACCAGCCGCTTCTGTCAATAGTAGTTAACGGTGTTTGGGGCGGATTTAACGCAGGCTTAACTCTGATTATCCCGTTTGTGATTCCATTCTACCTGCTACTAGCCATGATTGAAGACTCAGGCTTGCTCACACGGGTTGCCTTCATGATGGACAGCGTTATGCACAAAATCGGTTTACACGGCAAAGCCTTAATCCCAATAATTCTAGGCTACGGCTGCAACGTACCCGCCATTCACAGCTGCAAAATCATGGAAACAAGACGCGAACGCCTACTAGCAGCGTTTGCCATAACGTTCGCGCCCTGCTCAGCTCGAACCATAATTCTGTTTGGCATGGTGGACTTGTTTGTTGGGGTTCACTGGGCTTTACTGCTCTACGTGGTTGATGTCGCCGTGATTTTCCTGCTGGGCCGTGTTGCCATGAAGGCTGTTCCCGGAAAATCTACAGGATTAATCATGGAAATGGGCGCATTCAAAGTACCCTCGCTCAAGGTAGTGCTTAAGCAGACATGGTCACGGACAAAATCAATCATTTACGTGGTCTTCCCAATCTACATTGTAGGCAGTGCACTAATACAGGTACTTTTTGTGCTTGACGTATTAACTCCCATCAGCAACGCAATGACACCCTTAACGGTTTGGTGGCTTGGATTACCCGCCATTGCAGGCATACTGCTGATTTTGGGAACTGTACGAAAAGAACTCATACTAGTCGGCGCAGTTGCAATGCTTGGCACCACAAACCTGATGATACAACCAGACGGATTCACCGCTGTACAACTAGTCATTATGGCACTTGTGGCAATGCTCTATATCCCCTGCGTGTCCACAGTGGCGATTTTGGGTAAAGAGTTTGGGTGGAAAGCAGCAACAGTCATCACCCTGGCAAACATTGGCGCAGCACTGCTAGTTGGCGGATTTGCCTTCCGGCTTCTGTCACTGTTTGTTTAGCATTTCCTTTTCTTTTTTAGCACTAACTAAAAAGCGTTTACTAATCGGTAACTAATTCACCGACAAGATAGGTTTCAGGTGCCTTAGTTACCTTGACTTTGAGAGTTTGTCCCAACAAATCATTCCCACTTTGAAGTACGACAGGCTTGTAGGCAAAATTGCGTCCAACCCACGAACCAGCCTTTTTACCACGCTCATCAATCAGCACCTCACCAACCCAACCTAGCCACCGTTGATTTTGTTGGGCTGAAATTTGCCGCGCCACCTGTGCCGCCAAGGTGCTTCGACGCTTTTTCTCAGTAGATGGCACTAAGTCTTGGTTGATTTTAGCTGCGGCGGTGAGGGGGCGTGCGAAAAATTTGGAAACGTTGGTTACGTCGGGTTGGACTTCGCCTAAAAGCTTGAGGGTATTGTCAAAGCCGTTTTGGTTTTCTCATGGGAAGCCAACGATGATGTCTGTTGCAAGGGTTAGTTCGGGAATTTTGGAGCGAAATGCCGCCACGATTTGTCGGAATTGGTTTGCAGTGTAGAATCTTTGCATTCCCTGCAGAACAGAATCGTCGCCGCTTTGGATGGGAAGATGTAGAAATTTAAAAAATTTGGGGCTTTGGAACGCTTCAATTAGTGGTTCTTGCATGTCAAAAACCATGTTTGGCGTCATCATGCCCACGCGGATTTTAAAATCACCTTGTAAGTTTGAAAGCGCTGATAGCAACTGGGGCAGATTAGTGCCGATATCTCGTCCATAGCAGGCCGTGTCTTGGCTGGTTAACCAGAACTCTTTAGCGCCAGCATCAAAATCCTCCCTGACACGCCCAACTATTTCGCCTATTCGGTAGCTTCGCAGGGGTCCACGAGCAAATTTCACAGCACAATAGCTACAAGAACCCAAGCAACCGTAGTTAATCGGAATGACACTAATTAATGCACCCGACTTGACTCTTGGCAGGTTGAACCGGGGCGTGTTAAAACCCTCAAAATCCACCACACGCTCTCCAGCCATAACACGCAAAACCACATTCACAATACATTCGCCAGCAGCGGCACCCAAAACAGCGTCGAAGCGAACTTCACGTTCCAGCCTTTGGAAGCTAATTTTTGGTAGACACCCGGTGATGATGATTTTTTTGGTTTTGGGGACGCGTTTGATTTCGTCAATTACTCGGTTTTCGGTTGGTCCTTTTACTGCGCAGGAGTTGAAAATTATTAGGTCTGCTTGGTTGGGTGAGTTGGCAAGTTGGAAGCCTGCTTGGGTTAGGCATCCTGCTAGTGTTTCGCCGTCTGCTGTGTTTGCGGAGCAACCGTAGTTTTTTATGTGTATTCGCACTTGGGCACCTTGGGTATGGTACGTTGCATAGTCAGCAAACAATAAAAACGTAAAGGTGAATGTTGCTGAATTTACAGATTGATGCAACAACACCTTTTTTGCGTTTATATACTAAGTAACGAACATGTTTAAAACATATTTGTAGCATAACATATAGAAGTATAACTCTGAATAAGGCTTAATGAGTCATCAACAAGGGAGAGAACGTTAATTGAAGCTAATCACTCTGTATCTGCCTGAAACGTATATAAAAGCTTTGGACCAGCTTGTCGACGAACGGTTCTACCCCAACCGCGCCGAAGCTATCCGAGTGGCAATTCGCGACTTAATTTCCGCTGAAGTGTGGAGGAGAAAAGGCGTTGACTAAACACTTACATGAAGACGCATTAAAAATGCACCTAACCGCTGAGGACCCAAAAATCGAAGTTACACCAGAAACAATCGACAATTCTCTGGTTATTAGCACAAGATGCATTCCTCAGCCCAAACCAAAACAAGCAAGGATGGTTAAACCAAAAGTGACAAACAAAAAAAGCTGCCTAGACCGTGCAACAGCTTGCCTATTTGACTTAGAAGCAGGCAATGAACCCGAAAAGAAACTCGACATCGACTTCGGGCTCTACCAAATGGAAGACTTCTAATTCTTCCCTCCTCATTTTTAAATATCAAAAAACTTAAAATTTTCCGCCAACTGCTCATTCATCATGCAAAGCCTTCTCAGCCAAATACGAGCAGACCTAAAAGCCAGCGTTAACCAACAAACCCTCAAAACAGCACAGCACTTCTTCAAAGAACCCATCAAGGTTTACGGCATAAAAACAGCTGTTGTCAGCAAAATCGCCAAAAAACACTGGAGCCAAGCAAAAATGTTGAGCAAACTAGAGCTTTTTGAGTTATGCGAGGAACTGTTCCAAGCTGACTTCATGGAAGAAGCCTTCATTGTTTCTGAATGGTTACCCCGATATATTAAGCATTTAATCCCAGATGATTTGGCAACTTTTAGGGGGTGGATTGAAAAGTACATCAACAATTGGGCAAAATGTGACAGTTTCTGCAACCACACCATCGGCGACCTATTACAGAAATACCCCGAAACAATCAAGGAAGTACAAAGCTGGGCAAACAGCCAAAACCGCTGGCTCAAACGCGCCTCGGCAGTTTCGTTAATTGTGCCCGCCAAAAAAGGCTTATTCCTCAAAGAGGCCATTGAAATAGCTGACGCCCTTTTGCTTGACCCTGACGATTTAGTACAGAAAGGATATGGTTGGCTGCTTAAAGAGGAAAGCCGCAAACATCAAAAAGAAGTCTACGAATACGTGGTTAAAAACAGGCAAATCATGCCAAGAACTGCACTTCGTTACGCCATTGAACTGATGCCTAAAGAGTTAAAGGCAGAAGCAATTAAGAAAAAGTGAATCAGATTTTCCAGTCCACCGCGGTCTTTTTCCCGCCAAAAAACACTTGAAGATGCCCAATTATGATTATTGCCATCCAAATGTTGGCGTAAAAGAAGTAATACGCAAACAACTCATGAATTTTCATTTCA
The Candidatus Bathyarchaeota archaeon genome window above contains:
- the feoB gene encoding ferrous iron transport protein B; protein product: MFHNNKNSKQPIKGKHLTIALAGNANVGKSVIFNRLTDSDQIVGNWPGKTVDRAEGTLHFEDHEVTLIDLPGIYSFSTFSMEELVSRDYIALEKPDAVINVVDASILERNLFFTIQLMEMGVPLIVCLNQVDVAKNKGINIDKQKLESALGVPVVFAVAPRGEGIYELAREAIKVAAHKPKPKHLKYRHDVEEKIEKLQQTIEKANLDLQYPARWLSIKLLEGDSEITKLVAEKSKTVADAAKTISQELSSSCQEPCFSIVASERYALASSIAASALHQSEIKSTWSEKLDWLTTHHVLGYLTSMGVIAGLLLWTFFVGNALSGVISDVLNQIQPLDPALSADQPLLSIVVNGVWGGFNAGLTLIIPFVIPFYLLLAMIEDSGLLTRVAFMMDSVMHKIGLHGKALIPIILGYGCNVPAIHSCKIMETRRERLLAAFAITFAPCSARTIILFGMVDLFVGVHWALLLYVVDVAVIFLLGRVAMKAVPGKSTGLIMEMGAFKVPSLKVVLKQTWSRTKSIIYVVFPIYIVGSALIQVLFVLDVLTPISNAMTPLTVWWLGLPAIAGILLILGTVRKELILVGAVAMLGTTNLMIQPDGFTAVQLVIMALVAMLYIPCVSTVAILGKEFGWKAATVITLANIGAALLVGGFAFRLLSLFV
- a CDS encoding TRAM domain-containing protein, with protein sequence MPSTEKKRRSTLAAQVARQISAQQNQRWLGWVGEVLIDERGKKAGSWVGRNFAYKPVVLQSGNDLLGQTLKVKVTKAPETYLVGELVTD
- a CDS encoding tRNA (N(6)-L-threonylcarbamoyladenosine(37)-C(2))-methylthiotransferase, whose product is MRIHIKNYGCSANTADGETLAGCLTQAGFQLANSPNQADLIIFNSCAVKGPTENRVIDEIKRVPKTKKIIITGCLPKISFQRLEREVRFDAVLGAAAGECIVNVVLRVMAGERVVDFEGFNTPRFNLPRVKSGALISVIPINYGCLGSCSYCAVKFARGPLRSYRIGEIVGRVREDFDAGAKEFWLTSQDTACYGRDIGTNLPQLLSALSNLQGDFKIRVGMMTPNMVFDMQEPLIEAFQSPKFFKFLHLPIQSGDDSVLQGMQRFYTANQFRQIVAAFRSKIPELTLATDIIVGFP
- a CDS encoding ribbon-helix-helix domain-containing protein, with the protein product MKLITLYLPETYIKALDQLVDERFYPNRAEAIRVAIRDLISAEVWRRKGVD
- a CDS encoding DNA alkylation repair protein, whose protein sequence is MQSLLSQIRADLKASVNQQTLKTAQHFFKEPIKVYGIKTAVVSKIAKKHWSQAKMLSKLELFELCEELFQADFMEEAFIVSEWLPRYIKHLIPDDLATFRGWIEKYINNWAKCDSFCNHTIGDLLQKYPETIKEVQSWANSQNRWLKRASAVSLIVPAKKGLFLKEAIEIADALLLDPDDLVQKGYGWLLKEESRKHQKEVYEYVVKNRQIMPRTALRYAIELMPKELKAEAIKKK